taaagtcGTGTtacttttacataatatattaagTCAAATTTATCGACTcaatgaaaataatttatattttataaataagaaaaatcttgttatataatttaatataaattttatatcttttttttttcaaggaaataaattttatatcttGATGATAAGATAGAGATAAGATCGAGTTAACCCTTGCGTTAATTGGATGTTTAAATGCTTAATGCATGGCTAAGGAAATTAATGTCTAAAATaacagaaatgagaaaaataaatgaagggtgaaaaataaataaaacctgGCCCTATGCTCTATATTGGGGATGGAGTGGGAGCCACCTAATGTGTCAGTGTTCATCTTCGAACAACGACTCGATTCAAAGCACACCCATGAAGCCGCTTCACATCATCCCTTTGAAACTTTCCACCCTAATCAGCTATCACACGATCTACTTTCCAATCTCATCAACGCTCCAAATCTCACCACCATTCAGTCCACTTTCACTTCCTCCTTGTCCTAATCATCTTTAATCCATGAGGGTATTATGGTAATTACATGATCAAGTCTCTCTGCTATAAATAAAGCCAAGTGAGCTTAGCTCATCATCACATCATTTGCATACCAGAAAATCAAGAATTGGGAAGAAATGGGAAGAGTTATGAATATATTTATAGTTGTTTTATTATGTTTAACAGGTGTTGCAATTGCTGAGCAATGTGGTCGGCAAGCAGGTGGCAAGCTCTGCCCCAATAACCTATGTTGTAGCCAGTGGGGGTGGTGTGGCTCCACTGATGAATATTGTTCACCTGATCATAACTGCCAAAGCAATTGCAAAGACAGCGGCGAAGGTGTTGGTGGTGGAAGTGCTTCCAACGTTCTTGCGACGTACCATTTGTATAATTCACAGGATCATGGATGGGACTTGAATGCCGCAAGTGCATATTGCTCTACATGGGATGCTAACAAGCCATATTCATGGCGGAGCAAGTATGGCTGGACTGCATTCTGCGGTCCCGTCGGAGCACACGGCCAACCCTCCTGTGGAAAGTGCTTGAGTGTAAGAAAATTATAATGGTTTTTCACCTTTGTCTACTCCGAATAATTAGCTTAATTAACCTTAATTTCGCAATGTTAATATGGATCTAATTCTATATGTAGGTGACAAATACAGGGACTGGAGCTAAAACGACAGTGAGGATTGTGGATCAGTGTAGTAATGGAGGACTAGATTTGGACGTGAATGTTTTCCGTCAACTGGACACAGATGGGAAAGGATATGAACGAGGTCATCTTACAGTGAACTACCAATTTGTTGATTGTGGAGATTCCTTCAATCCTCTATTCTCCGTTATGAAATCATCAGTAATTAATTAATAACATTGGATTGGATGTATGTTTAAGTCCAATCGTAGTAACTAAGCTTCTCAAGCAATAAGCAACAACAAGGCCAATTAATACTTCGTTGGCCACTATAAAAACTTGTGAAATGTTATGAGTTGTTGAAAGAGTTTGTTGTTGGAAATAATGGCATTTGAGCCAGCTCTGTAAGGTATTGGTGAAGATTATTGGGAAGATCGGCTATCTCTTTAGTGAGATATCCATTGTTTTCCTTCTCTTCTAAGTTGTGTGTATTTGAGTTACGATTGTGAGTTCAAGGTTGAGTGGCTTGTTATgagtgaaaaaaatatttaatgtttatatttttttttatataataaaagttTTGTTTGCATAATAGTCTTATGTTGAataatcttaaattttttttctttttatttataagtTATTCTTTTAATAAGAGTGTTTAGTTTAACTTTAAAATGAGTGCAGTgttgatattttaaaaattattaaaataatataaattttatttaattaaataataattttagagTAAAAGACAAAGGATACCTAATTTataagttttttttatttattttaagtaatttttaaaattttaaaatcaaatcaaatattactctacttaaaattttttgtttataaataaatttaattgatttataaattaaatcaaaaccCTTCTTTGCCCTGGCCAAGGAATGAAGGCATCCATAGTAATAAATGTACAAAATAGTAATTCTTCTTAGttgaatatattaattctaatttttattatttaagcaGTTATTTTTTAGACATGTTGAACAAAGTCTGGTCCATGCGCTCAGGCTAATTTgatattatccttttttttttaatatttttaaagtgTAGATATTTTGAGTTAgagtttttttatttaaaattaattatttttatgataaaattataattatatatattaattattatctgAACCATTTAGCTTACGCGGGGCGGATTCACGCCCATAGTGAGGGGCCCTGGCCctcttcatttaaaaaaaaaattttttttttattaaattgataTGATAagcaattttataaaaaaaaaattaaaatttcagtaatttttatatttaaatttattaaaaattataattttagtgACTAATTTTATTAATGTCTCTAAAAATTTTCCGGCTAAATTTCACTCACCGTCCTTTAATTTTGAGGGTTGCTTCAGTAATGTCTTTAAATTTCAATTTGTATCAcaaaaatactcaaattttaatttaatacaatcccAAGTCTCTCATGTCACTTTTCGATGGGAGCTACCGTCATGGACATGCTTatgtgaaataaaaaaaataaaaaagattctCTCTCAACCACATggcattttaataataataattaaaaaaaaatctgtcCTACGCCTCTTTTCTCTCAAACCTTGCTATCCCTATATGCAACACCCAAAACCTAGAATCATTCCATCGTATTAACCAAATCAACAACAAAACAAAATCACACGTGTTTCAAGCAAACCCATTTGCAtacagaaataaaaataaaaataaaaagatttaaTCTAGATGCAATATAAATcatcattcattacaatatgtaACAATATCAATCAcaatcaaatttaataaaattaatcaatCCATGCCAACAAATTTAATCCATCCCACAGAACAaacctaaattaataaaattatttcaatCCCACAAAAACCAGTTAACAAATTTCATGCAGATAACAAACCAAGTGAAAAAGATGAGACAAAATTTCAACCAATGAAGAATTGAACTGCATGAGTTCTAAGTGAGATGAAGAGCTAGAGAATGAGATGAGAAAGGTGGAGGGAGGctgaatttcagtccaattaacaaaattgattagaatataaatcaattaacaaAATTTCAACTCAGATGAACACAAAATTCAATTACTAAAGAACTAAAGGAAATGCAGAGGGAGGGCGACTAGTGAGAGGAAGAACAAGTATAAGACTTTGAGAAACAGAGGTGAGAGAGGCTGATTCTGTGGATGTGAAGATTCAAGAACCTTCCTTCACAACAGGCAAAGCACGATCTGTGAGCGCGAGGATTTGAAACGCTTCAAGACATTAAGCAAAATGAAGGCTGTGAAAAGGCATGAAAGAATGCAAAGCATAGGTGAAGAATGACTAAGGTTATAAGGAAGGAGTGAAAAGGCGAGTTATAGGCAGAGTAGAAAATGACGTGAGGGAAGCTGAAAATGGGAGAGCTGGATTTGTGAGGATAGAGGAGAGTGTGGCTAAAGGCAAAGGAGTCGACGCCTGTCAAGGATGAGATTTTAGGAGATTTGAGGTGGCATGGAGTCATGGATGGGATGAGattgaaaaggaaagaaaagggaTTCggttgaaaagaaaagaaaagggattCGGCCATTAGGGAAGAGAAAATGAAGGTTTGATGTcaaaaagagaaaagagaaagggcaggaaagagaaaaaaaaatatttttttaattattaaaatgccACATGGTGGAGAgagacttttatttatttattttttattccaTGTAGGCATGTCCATGTCAGCATTTGGTTGGAAGTCAGAAAATGGCATGCGGGACTTTGAGTAATATTAAATTGAAGTTTATGTATTTTTCTGAtgcaaattaaaattcaaaaatattaaTGAAATAATTCTTAAAGTTAAGGGATGATAGGTGAAATTTAATCAATATTTTCCTCTTAATTTGAGAAtagtaattttatcaaattttatcaAAAAGCCTAAAAAGAAGAGAAACCAAACCGTTTTCGTATTGATTTCTCCATGCAACTTCTTTGCAAGTCATCCCAGCCTAGTCGCAACAGATGCCTCATCCTCGAAGATCTCAATCTCCTCACAATTCCTGCTAATGTTTTGTTGAAAAGCTTCGCAGGCGAGCCTTGGTGGCATATTCAATCTCTTACTCCCCTTTGAAGGGTTTCTCCAAACTCCCTGCAGTTCTACTCATTGATTTACTTCCCCTTCCCcattcatttttcttttatttttcatatCGTTTGCGCTTTTCTAAGGtttatttttcataacattttattaaaattgcaaaaattatttttgtcCAGTAATTAattgttatattattttattgctCAAAGGGTTCATTGAACATAAAATAAAAGTTATGTATTCAgttgaacaaaataaaatatgaagGGGCTTAATTGTGTATTTAGCATAAAAACCAACTGGACTCTACTTCCAACACTTGCTTATTATTATGAGCCTTTTATTGTATAAGGCAAGGGTCTATCCTCCAAATCCAATTAAAGCTAGTCAATTTGGACCCATTCCAACACAATTTTAGGTCGGTCTTCCCCGCAGatctactcaactcaactcaactgagtctttatctcaaaagtaataaaaacaattattattattttataaaaataatcaaataataaaaatatattaaaaaggtATATGTTTTTAATAACAGCTCCATAGACTTTTATAATatgaaaatttcttttttttttcaaataattgtGAATATTTTCCTAAATAGCGAATAAAAGAAGGATTATTGAAGTCTCTATTTCCATATTCTTTATACAAATTCAAGTGTCCATTGAAGTGGCTCGCTTGTCAAGACGATAGAATCTGCACAAGGGGCTGGTTGTTTTCCATCAATTTGATATAAGCTCTGACCTTAATGTTTGCCCAAGATGTGATGAATATGATGAAATAGTTCCTCATTTATTTCTCCTCTGTAATTTTTCGTGGAAGATATGGTCTTGGATCCTCAATTGGTGCATGGGGCGTCTCTCTCTGCCTACCAAACTCTGTAGCTATATTATTTGCTGAATGGAAAAACCTTTCACGAGGGGAATTTCATACTAAAGTTTGGGTTTGCTTGTTTTATGTCACTGATTGATCTATGTGGCATAGTAGAAATGATAGTATCTTTAACAAAAAAGAATGGTCATTTGAGAATCTTTGCTCTCTTATTCTTTTTCGTCTGCTACTGATTTATTAGTCTCATCACAATCCATTGCGAGTTGGTCTTTTCCACATCACATCAGACCATCAATATTATGTTTAAGCCCTCCTCCATCCTATATAGAGTGGAATGTTAACGGTTCAGCTCTAGGGAATCCTAGTAATACGTGGTGGAATGCTTAGGGATAATGGGTCAATTTCTCTGCATTTTCTCTTACTTTACAGGTATAGATGACTCAAATGGTGCAGAATTTAGAGCAACATGCAAAGCCTTGGAGTTTCTTCTATCTTCGCGTCATCTTTGCTGTAATATCGATCGCATCATTGTGGAGTCTTAAGTCTCATGTGGCTTTGTCTTGGGTCAATAACCTTAATGATTCACCTTGGCAATTGTCAAGCGCTGTTAACTCTCTAGCTTCTAGTCTGTTGGTGTTGCCTAATGTTGAATTTCTTCATGTACTGAGGGAAGCGAATTCATTGGCTGATTCTCTAGCTAAACAAGGGCTGGTTCATTCTGAGGATTTTGTAGCTTTCTTTTAGTTTTAGTGTATATTGCTGTGTTTTTTCGTTTTGGCTTTGATGTTGTATCCCCTACATTTTGCTGTTCTGTTTCTTGTGTCCTGGATTTTGGTGCATTGTCTTTGCTGGAATGGTTTAGTATCCttgtttttttatgaattttttcatcACCATTAGAAGTTAGTTTATAGGCGAGTGTATGGGGTTGAACCTATTGGTCTGAGGTCTTCTAATGGTGGATTTTCCCCTTTATAATTTTCTATTTCAATCCTATTAATAAATCTCTtgcttcttaaaaaaaaattcaagtaaacCAATATATAATTACAACttgttttaataaaatattttcaattGTATTTGTTTTCTTCAAAGGTTACTTCAATTGTTGCTTCCTTGTGGGCTGAATGACTCGTCAATTCTAAACTTAGAACTAGCCAACATCATGTTAGTTGAACTATAAATAATTCAGAAGTATtattaaaagttttaaaaaatTCTTATTCATTATAATTTAGATCAAAATTAGTCATATTATTTCACTTGTAAAGGCATTTTAAAATGATGGATTTACACTGGGGATGAATAGTATAATATTTCTTATTATAGTGTgagaaatttaatatatataatttttttgaacctaaaaaattttcaaaaaaaaattgagCTTGAACTCAGGAATAAAGTAAACGTGAAAATGACAAACCTTTAACCTTGAATTTTGTGGAATTTAGAAACATTCTAAATATATGATGTTTGTAATAATTCATGTTATTGGATTAGTGAAAATGGAGTGCCTATTTTATATACTAATTTTTTTCACGTTATTGttcagttatatatatatatataatttatttttttatacaataTTTTATATATGACATAAtactataaatattatatttaactatttaaattaaatattaattttaatattattttaattaattatatacataaaattatttattaatttaaatttattgaatcatacttttatgaaaattatgtgttatatataataataacataattataaatttaaatgtaatataataaaaaatgatataataagttttaaaaatataaatagttgaagatatttaaaaattaaaataaattaaaaaaaatgtaaattagctcattgaattaaatttattaaattttgttaagtttgatttgtctatattatattttttataatttaaaataatattaatttacataatcaggttgcataattaaattaatgtaaaagaaaatcatttataaaattagaaataggataatttttaaaatatattttatagtttagtgcattatcattataaaatttttattttattatattgatattttgaaattttatattgtcatattgtttaatacaaataattttaaaacatatataatatattttaattttttaaatcataaattatactatatatgttataaataattgtagattaaaatataaatataaatataaatataaatttaatcttaaatttttaattaattcatattaattatatagCTAATATTCTCAAGTAgtcatattttttttctttatttttcttttcatatctTTCTCttgtttttattcttttaaaaatcTAAACCACAataacttaaaattaatattgaaagAAGCATAGACTctcatataaatatatgaaataatataattaagttttttttataaTCTTATAGTCAAAATCAATACTCTAGCGAAGATGGActagtaaattaaaaataaaatatgttcaTACATATAAAGATATTAACAAACTATAATTcatctatatttaaattaaatagatcaaagaaaattaaaatctcatACAATTACatgtaaaatgtaatttttttatgtaaaaatgatattaatcatCCTAAATATTTTAGAAtgcatcaatattaaatataaaaaaaaaggaaaattaatctATGTTAACCTATATCAATACCATTGAATTTGTAAGGATATTTGTTTCTTTTGAtattggcaataataacaaaatttTAGCAATCATGTTCACATGCAACTACccttataaaaataatatctatgaCATATTATaactcaaaaaattaaaaaatttataaatatattttacctATTGCagaaaaaacacataaaaatatagtgaagaaagaaaaaaaatcatattataagtcagAGTTAATGAAAATAGAGAGTGTAAATATAAAAGTTATCTATgactaatatttaaaataaaatagctacaaatttataataaataaaatatttgttgTTGAATAGTATAGAATTTTATATCTATTGATATAAatacaaattttttatttaattaaatagttaaattttaataataattttataattatgttaattaaatagttattttataatttaattgtaacgtcctcactttaggtagtccgaacATTATACTGTTCCGACTACTAATGTCTctccggacagtcagaatgtctggaactatacttcaactagagtgaggaggcataaattgactgaataaagattaagaaaaatcaaggaaaaataaaacaAGCAAAGTGCAACTCGATTAAACGAGttagggtcacagcgatgggtgatcttatAGGGAAGCGactgcagagacagttgtcaatcCCAAACTCATGGGAAAACCCTATGAGACAAATAATAGGATTAAATTGAAGGCTTTAAGAAGTTTAAAAGGCAATAAAAATGCtaagaaaaaattaagaaaatttaatcaattagtATAGACAAATATAAACCGATAACCtcaataaggggcattttggtcatttcaaccctagagttgaattttgacctaaatgttagttaaaataagagagattaaaatatataaaataaattaaaatcatgaaattatgtatgggaaaatgaagaaaaagaaaaggaaaaagaaagaattgaaaatatgaatactaattaaattatgacatcataaataaagtGTTAACCAATGGGAACTTAACAAACACATTAAGGGATAAGAAGAGTTAAAATAAGACAAGTTTGACCAAGTAAATCATTTTCTTCACCTCCTTCTTCCTCTTGCCGTCCACCATGGTCATGGTGCTCTCTCCCTTTTCAAGCTTTTAAGAGCTTTTGAGCTTGAAATTTTCCCCTTTCTCACCATAATTTTCCTTAGTCCTTTCATTAAAAACTTACCCTACACTATTAGCAAgactttggctgccaagaaattgAAGGATTTTAAAGTTTCTACAAAAACAAAAAGTggtcattaagaggttagtgcctaaacaTGTCTCTTCCTTCTTTAACTAGCTTAGGCATGCTAATTCAAGtgtaaatttcaagaaattaaaagaaaacttagAGTGTGTAGTAACTTTATTTTCAGAAGCCATGAAAATGGTGTGAAATTGATGATTTTAATGGTTTTAAAATGGTTAGTGATAACATGTGATGAGGTTTTATGTGCAAGTAATTAAATTGGATGAGAATTTTATGGTGTTGGGaatattgagttagggttttgacctaatttGGTACTTTTGcattatggcttgaaattgagcatattgagatgaattgttgatcatttgaagtacTATGAATGACAAATTGTAGTTTGGTAGTAAGGAGgtatgaatattgggagtgcatattctttgcaggaaattcggacctatgagtccagtgtgaaAAATTGTCTATAACTGAaattgtgtaactccaattggtatgaggccaattggagatgaaactaaacccaaaataccccatttttcatgaagaaactctgcctaaattctgcccataagttgaccaatttattGTCCCAATCTGGATATCCaaacactaaacccagaaaaatgaccaaatgaacagtacttattcatttggccataacttcctctagataggtccaaatgacctgatttttatgtcattggaaagcttagacgtaggactacaactttcattaagaacacaagcccagaaatgcacctaaccaaatgaaattgctggcccaagtgaggtcaccaaactgactagaaccattctgcccagaattttctggacataagcctacccgaccagtttggcaaaatggccataacttggtctataaaaattcaaatgcaatgaaacaaATGGCAAAATTTTTGTAAGACATTGTAACGtcctcaccaaaggtagtccgtacattttactgttctaacgactaatgtctgttcggacagttaaaatgtctgggactacacttaaactatagtgagaaggcataaattaatgaaataaatattaaaaaaaaatgtaggaaaaattttgagaaaataaaataaaatttagagaatttatttatttggtataaaataataaaaataacccgatgagcaccatgaagggcattttggtcatttcacccctagaggtgaattttgacctaaatgtcaaattaaaaattgagagaataaaataattaacataaattaaaaatttatgaaatgaattggaaaacgagaaaagaaaagaagaaaagaaaagaaaagaaaagaaaagaaaaagacttatgatataaaataaaataaagtacaataaaaatatatatatatatagacacaagatgacaagagccaccaaccatcttcttcttcttccctcttctctctctctctccctctcttggaaaccgtccaccatgggagctctctccctccatttttgttctttttaaagcttgattttccaagctttctcctccccaaaacccgtagaccccttcacaaaaaatttagcccacaccataaggaagctttagatacccataagaagaagaaagattaaagtttgaagtgggtcacaagaggttagtgcactaatccctcttcttctctttattaaacatgaaaagcatgtttagctaagcataaataccattaaaacaaaaagaaaatctagaggaaagaacccttgaatttttggcagccatggaacttgaagtttattgcttttaagtgatgaaaaatggttctatgagaatgtgtaattagttgaaatgtttgggtgtttgactgcgtagtgtttgtgtaaatttgaaacattgaaaattagggtttgtgtaaatattgaggactttatgtaaaatgttgaaattgatctattgggatgagattgttgcttatagaagtgtattgcatgcaaattgaagtaaggaagttggaggagattgagttttggaagtgtcaattttctgcaggttgtgtttgttgagggcagtgtacattttaggccataaataaaattgtgtgaccccaattggtatgaggccaattggaggtgaaactagacccaaaatagcccattttccatgaagaaaccatgcccaaattctgtccaaaacttgacctaaatactgcccaaattcggatttccctgcaacccaacccagaaaatgaccaaatgaacagtacgtgttcatttggtcataactctctctatactggtccaaatgacctaaaatttcacccatggaaagtttagacatagagctacacttttcatgaagaccacttaacccagtttttcctttaaccaattcaaattgttagcacaagttgggtcactgaaactgccaacccagaaaatgaccaaatgaatagtacatgttcatttggtcataactctctctatactggtctaaatgacctaaaatttcacccatggaaagtttagacatagagctacacttttcatgaagaccact
The nucleotide sequence above comes from Hevea brasiliensis isolate MT/VB/25A 57/8 unplaced genomic scaffold, ASM3005281v1 Scaf445, whole genome shotgun sequence. Encoded proteins:
- the LOC131177401 gene encoding pro-hevein, which translates into the protein MGRVMNIFIVVLLCLTGVAIAEQCGRQAGGKLCPNNLCCSQWGWCGSTDEYCSPDHNCQSNCKDSGEGVGGGSASNVLATYHLYNSQDHGWDLNAASAYCSTWDANKPYSWRSKYGWTAFCGPVGAHGQPSCGKCLSVTNTGTGAKTTVRIVDQCSNGGLDLDVNVFRQLDTDGKGYERGHLTVNYQFVDCGDSFNPLFSVMKSSVIN